A portion of the Cryptomeria japonica chromosome 5, Sugi_1.0, whole genome shotgun sequence genome contains these proteins:
- the LOC131876377 gene encoding uncharacterized protein LOC131876377 has translation MVTDTTATLLEMDAFNNASGAIFASQLCKEGRTKLQPDRWWQMFGPSTPNLQKIAICILSQPCSASGCERNWSMFEHIHSKRRNRLSVERLNDLVFVHYNLRLKTRQILDDDSSPITLEEVDPESDWLTESTDPVFTDEDLEWVDQADREAEAAAMAEEEDRARSGTTPMATQTGTSQAETMATQSSRTYLRRLCRRQINEAELEPEP, from the exons ATGGTCACTGATACCACAGCTACACTTCTTGAGATGGATGCATTTAATAATGCATCAGGGGCAATCTTTGCCAGCCAATTGTGTAAAGAAGGTCGGACAAAATTGCAGCCAG atagatggtggcaaatgtttgggccttcaaccccaaaccttcaaaaaattgccatctGCATATTGAGCCAGCCGTGCagcgcttctggatgtgagcgcaactggagcatgttcgagcacatccactcgaagaggcgaaatagattgtctgtggagaggttgaatgatctagtctttgttcattacaacctccgtctcaagaccagacagattttggacgatgactcctctccgatcactctagaggaagtcgaccccgagtccgattggctcactgagtccaccgatccagtcttcactgatgaggaccttgagtgggttgaccaggcagacagagaggctgaggctgcggctatggcagaggaggaggatagagcacgatcaggcacaacacctatggctactcagactggcacatcacaggcagagactatggctactcagtcatccaggacctaccttagacgcctttgtagGAGGCAGATAAACGAGGCTGAgctagagcctgagccatag